The genomic interval TGGGGAGTATTTATTGGAGGTGGAAGGTATTGAATTGAAGTGAAGCCAGCTTAACTGTAGGAGCAAGGACCTACACGTCAGTCAAAGCTGAAAACAGTCTGGTAGTCATGAGCCTTTATGGATATTCTGTGTAGGTAAGATTAAAAAAATCGGGAATAACTTCCTTATATGGCTTCACCCAGCTTTTCAAAACATAGTCCTCAAATATTTCAATTTGTTCACTTTTAAGCCTGATTCCTATTCTGTCCAGAAAGGCCAATAAGATAGTATAGCCAACCACAGTAGGGTTCGTATCGGTCAAGCTACGCCCCTCTATATTATGTATGTGCACAGTCCAGTGTGCAGTAGTCAATGAAAATGCATACTCAAGCCCTTTTCTCGCAGCAAGTTTCCAGGAGTCATAGCCAACCGGAGAAATTTGCTCCAGGTATCCTTGACTAAAAAAACCGGTTCCAGTATAGTATTCCTCTATTTCATTTCTTCCTAGAAGATTGGGAATATGTCAATATTTACCAATGCAACAGACCGGATTCCATTTTTAGATATCGTCCATTTAAAAGATTCGTTTTTATCTCTCTCATTATTTATCATAATCGCTCTGTTATCTGACGCGTTGCTAAAGTAGTATATATACAACGGATCTTATAAATCATCCTAAAATTTCTTTTCAACTGCTCTATTTGTCAAAACCATCATAAATTTAGGATGGTTGTTTATAACTATTAACGCTGAAACTATGCTGAACCATTCCAACGATCCGCTTCTCCAGGCTTTTATAGCCGGAAAATCAGCACACTCCCTGCTATTGCTCCAACATTTCATAGAGCAATATCAACAGCTGGGCGATGTATACCTGTACCCCACCAAATCTATGATCGGTATCGGCAGCGGGGATACGCGTATAGCATGGATCACACAATTAGGCAAGAACTTTATACATGTGGTGTTCCCTTTTGAACATCCCTATGCTGATAATCTCTGTTTCCAGAAAATAGTGCAGGTGCCTGGCGACGCGCATCAGTTTAATCATCATTTCCGCATGTTGCTGCAGGAAGATATTAATGAAGAAGTTCTACAGTTTATGCGATTATCCCTGCAGGCTTGGAAGCCATAACCAAACCTGCAGGTCAATCATCATTTATCCCTTACCAGTCACATACCATCCTGTGCCATTGCTCCTATAGGTAATGGCCTGCTTTGCAGTCATTGAGCTCGTTTCTCTCGCTGATAGTCACGGTGTCACCGTCATGCATATGTTCATCTAATTACAAAACCTTGCAGGAAAAGCTCCCGCAAGGTTTTTGTAATCTCTTGTGAATACGGTTATTGTTTTGTCATAGTATATGTCATTCTATCCCCATCAGTGATCCCGTTCTCCACATAATAGACCAGTGTTTTACAATCAAAGCTGGTAATAGTGCCCGGCAGCGGCTCATCATCCAGGGTAAGGATATGCCCCTGCAGGTTCCAGGAACCCTTTTCAACTTCATGTGAGGCACAAACATTACCAGCATCTTTGTACTCGTAGGTGCCATCATTTCTTAATTCCAGGATATTATCCTTCTCACAGTCTTCCATAAACTGCATATAGTTCACCGGCGTAGCCGATGCGCTCTGCTTATATTCCACAGCGGTAAACTTATAAGATCCGGAAAGGTTCGCCTTGTTAATTTCGCAACCGGAGGGTTTATCTTCATCTTTCTTACAGGAGAAAAACATACAGGCAGAGACCATTGCCATTAAAGCCCATTTCATAGTAGTTGTTTTCATACATTTCGCTTAAGTGAATATTATTGGTGTTTAACGGTAATACCCCTCCTAAAGGGCAAAGGGTTGGGGGAACGAAAAAAAATTTTTTTTTTGAGGGATACCCAACCCTTCTTAAAAAAAGGAGGTATTGTTATTGGTACCGGTTTGCGTCAAAGTGAACAGATTTAAAAAAATTAGTAGTTATTTTAATGAATAAAGAGAACGGGATCAAGATGAAATATGCAGTATTAATGCTCGGTGTAGTTTGTATGACAGCCTGTGGCCCCGCTATGAAACTGGCAGTGCCGGAAAAATTCAGGGAACAGGCTACCATGGAACACGTGCACGGATCCAGGGGTAATAAGATGTCTTTCCCGGGCATCGCCACCTCGAGAATAAAAAGAGGTGTACATCTCAAATACCCCGGTTGGGGACGTAGCTTTTTCCTGGAAAACCTCTTGTTGAACCAGGCAGGCGTTTCAAAATCTGAAGTCGTTGAAAAGGAAAAAGCAGGGTTCCGCTACGCGCTCACCGACGGCACGACCACCGTACAGGTCTTTGCGGCCGAAAAGCAGATCATCAAAAGCCACGATTTCGAATTGATGAACACCAATGCTATCTTCAAAAGTTTCGAGGTGTTGCAGCATTATGAATATATATTCTCCGCCCTCATCAGTGCTGATACGACAAAGAGCATCACCTGGGAGTTAACGATGACCAATCTCTACGACCGGGAAGCCGAGAACGACAAGAACCCTTTCACCTTTATCAAACAGGCAGATAACGGGCTCGCTACCAACGGCACAGATACGATCATTATTAAACCTCTGAGCATTAAAAAAACGGAACTGGCCAATGGAAAAACAGGCAAACTGCCATTTAAACTGCTCTCAGGTTATGAATTGAGCATCGACGGTGGCGTAATTGCTATTATTGACCTGATTGATCAGAATGTGTGGTTCTATAATGAATTGACACCTGGAGATAAACTAACGGTCAGCGCCATTACAACAGCGCTCTTTGCCAGGAAAGTACATGATACCAAATGGTAATCCGCAGGAGAGAAAGAAGATCTACGCAATGTAAGGTGACAAATTGTAACAAACGGTTTCATTAACAGCTGGAGCAGGATTTAAGTAATATTATCATTGATTGCCGCAACGGCAATAGGAAAGCACAGGAGCAATTATACCGGCAGCTTTATGGCTTTGCAATGGCTATTGCCATGCGCTATGCTGTCGATGAACATGAGGCTGCTGACATCCTGACCCATGCCTTCGTGAAAATGTTCCGGAGCATCCAATCCTTTGATGTTACGAAAGGAAATTTCCACGGCTGGTTGAAAAAGATCGTTATCAATGAGTCATTGGATCATATCAAACAACGCAGCCGCTTTAGCAGCGTAGAACTGGAAACGGTGGAAGAGCCGTCTGTCAACAACAGTGTCATCGAAAAAACGGATGCCGCTGCCATACTCGCCCTGGTCAGGCAACTACCGCCGGCTACGCATGCCGTGTTCGTCCTGTATGCCATTGACGGCTATACCCACAGGGAGATTGCAGAACAATTAAACATTAGCGAGGGTACCAGCAAATGGCATTTAAGTGAGGCAAGAAAAATTCTTCAACAAAAATTAACAGCAATAAAGGTTTAGTGAATACAACCACACCATACGAAAAATTAATAGCAGAAAAGCTGGAACAGGTGCCTGTACCCGATATGGCGGACAGTATCTGGGCCAGTATTGAAATGCAGTTGGATGTGGTGACCGATGCACCAGATAATACTTCTACGCCTGAAAAAGCTATAAAACACAAAGGTAAAGGCTGGTATGGAGCCGCCGGCGCGGCAACTGTTGCCGTTGCCGTTTCACTGTGGTGGTTCAGCCATAAAGAGCAACCCCTCCAAAAGATAACACCCGTTCAACCTGCACCTACCATCAGGATACCGGTAACTGTTCCCGACAGCACATCAGACAAACCTGCTGAAACAAAACCTGCTGTTCCCCTAATCCGCCCGAAGGATACCGTGTCAATTATTGATATACTGCCTGCCCTTCCCGATTTTGACTCCACAGCCCAACAGACGTTGCCGGCAGCAAAACCGGATTCACAGGCATTGAAATACCATCACGTATTGCCGCCAGTGCCTGATGCTGTAACTACCCCTCCCCCTAAAAAAAGCAGAGGTGTAAAAGGTATTACGGAAGATGACTACCGGCTATCTGTTGAAGACTCGACCCATAAAAAACAGTGATGTCTGATAACGGGCTGACACTTAATGCGGATATTCCATACAAGCTTTAGACGCGCATTTAAGATCTCCTGACGCTATCAGGCATGCGAATAAAAAGGGTCTGCCGGCCTTTGGCTGACAGACCCCTACATTTAACCGCACAATGCTCACATGCTTGAGGAATGCGGTGAAAGAATATTATTCCCTGATAATTTTCAGGCTGCTCACCTTTCCGTTATGCACCAGTTTTACCACATACATACCTGCCGGCAATGACACCGCAGATACTGTTTTTGTATATGCTCCTGCTGCAAGTCTGCCGTTCACCGGTACCAGCAGCTGTTTACCGCCCATATCATATACAGCCAGTGTTGTGTATCCATTTGATGGCAGGTTGAATTTCACGGTAAAGGATGCTCCGGCAGGGTTAGGATACACTGTAAGTGCCGACAGGCTCACTGCTTTGTCCGCAGCAGCATTAGCAGTTGTTTTGATCTTCACCTCTGCATAGCTGTTCCACTCATTTACATTATTACCATGCCCGAGAATACGCACATATTTCGCTGTTCTGGCAGTAAAATTAAAGCTCTCAAAACTGAGTGATGTGCCACTGCTTTGTAAACCGGTAGCTGCATTGCTCCAGGCGTTTCCATCCGGGCTTACCTGCACATCAAATAACGCGCGACGGGTATCGCCTTTATAGAATGCAATATCCACACCTGTGACGGTTGCCGTGTTACCCAGGCAGAACTGTATCCACTGCCCGTTGCCGCTTGCCGACCAACGTGTATTCAGATCGTTATCAATGGCGTTCGCCGCCACATTGCCGTCATCGCTGCTGGCAACAACAGGAACACAATTGGGATCTCCTGTGGAATCGGCAATGATGCTCAGCTGCGGCGCATTAGCGCCTGCCTCTTTTGAGTTCAGCAATACACGCGGATCGTGCGCCTGCTGACTTTTCAGCGCCAGGGTGATCTTCCGCCGTCCTGCTGCCAGTTCACGCTGTACATAGCTGGTCAGGTCCCATGTATAATATCGCGCCGCCTCATTGGTAAGGATGGCAGACGATAAAAGTGTCGTATCGGCAGCAGGCTTATTATTCCAGTTGATCGTCTTTTCAGACCAGCTGGTATTGCTTACAGCATATGCTCCAACAGGTATACTGATAAGGGAGCCACCTGCATCTACATATCCAAATACTTTCAGCACTACGGATGATACGGCGCTTGCCCTGTTGGTCAGATCGAATGTCAGATAAGTTTCACGCCCGTTATTCAACTGTCCGGCAGGTGCAACTTTCGTAATGAGCAACGTAGAATCAGTCACGCCAAAAGTAGTGGCGGCATTTGTTCCATCCCTCACGTATGCATCCTGTACCGGCAACAGGTTGATAGTAGCCGGTGCTGCTTTAAATATCGCAGTGAAGGTAGTATCGTTATCAGTGATCCGGATATTCTGTACCCTGGCGCCTCCATGTGCCCAATGATCGAAAATATACGTTACGCCGTTAAGTGTTTGCGGAGAAGGTGCATCCATCGGTCTCACCATACCCGATAAAGTTGCTGAGGAATAAGGCGTGGTAAAAGGTATATCGTTGAGACGGAGCTGCAGGCCCGCCGGTTCCGTTTTCAGCGTTATATTGGACGTTACAGGCCGCATTTCCACATAGGTGGTATCCACCTCTCCCCTGCTATCTTTTACAGCAAGATAAATACGGTACCAGATATCTGTTTCCGTATGGCCTCCATCTGAAATAACAAAGGTTCCTGCTTTAACGCTGTCGCGCAGTTGTGGTCCCGGATGAACATGATTCGCATGATGGAAATCAACCCACCAGTGAAATGCACTGGCCGGCAGCGTACCATCTTCCACATCAGTACCGGTACCTGCAAATGAAACAGTATCTCCGGCGCGGAACTTAGCATTGTTCACAGGTGTTGTAATGGTAGCAACAGGTAATACGTTAGGTTGGGCAACAGTCAGTTTTGCATTACTACTGGTAACATTACCCGCGCTGTTGGTCACCACTACGCTGTAAAGACCGGAATCTGCCGGTTGTACATTGGCAATAGCATAAGTAGCTGCCGTTGCATTCGTAATATTAACTCCATTCTTTCTCCACTGATAAGTAGGTGCGGGATTGCCGGTAGCTATTACGCTGAAGGTAGCAGTTTGTCCCTGTGGCACAGTAAGTGATTTTGGCTGTGTCGTTATTGCAGGCGCCTGTGTACCCGTATAAATAATCTTGTACAATGCGCCATTATCCCTGCTGAGAAAATAGAGATTGCCATCAATGCCCTGTTTAATATAGACAAGCCCACCCCCTAATCCGGTAGCGAAAGCCGTCCTTGTAGGAGATGCGGGATTTAAGTAGTTGATCCATCCGCCACAATAATCCAGGAAGAAATATTTACCGTTGTAGGTGGCAGGATAGTTGCTGATGGCGCCATTGAAAAACGTACCACCATTGATGGCACAGCCCTGACCATCGGGAGGAGTACCATCCCTGTTGGTACTATACCTGTACAAGGGATTGGTCAACCCCGTACAGTTGGAGCTACAGGTCCCTTCCTGATCCGGCCAGCCAAAGTTACGCCCACCGGTAGTGGCATCATTGATCTCTTCCCAGGTGGATTCACCAACATCATCGATAAAGATCTTACCGCTTACCGGATCAATGGCATTCGTAAAAGGATTCCGCAGGCCATATGCCCATACCCGGCTACGGGCCGCGCCGCCGCTAAAGGGATTTCCCGTTGGTACCGAGCCATCCGTATTGATACGTAACAATTTCCCCATATAGCTGTCAAGATTCCTGGCATTGTCACCCACCTTATTATCACCTACGGATACATACAGCTTACCATCGTTACCAAAAGATAAACCGCCGCCGTTGTGATAAATAGCGCTTAGTGTAGGAAGATCGAGCAATGCAGTTTCGCTGCCGGCAACATCGCCAGTCATGGTAAAACGGCTCACACGGTTATGCGGCCCTGAAGTATTGGTGTAATACAGATAGATATAATGATTAGTGGAGAAGTTGGGGTCTACCGCAATCCCGATCAGGCCACGTTCTCCGCTGGAATTGACTGACAGTGTGATAGCTGGTGCAGATAATAAACTTCCGTTTTTGATCACACGCAACTGGCCCGTTTCCTGGCATACAAGGATACGGCCGTCAGGAAGAAATGCCAACGCAGCAGGGCTGCTGATGCCGCTCGCTACCTGTACCCGCTGAAAATTGGCAGGTAACGATTGTGCACTGAGCGACAGCGATGAAAACAGTAAGAACAGCGGTAACAGTAAGCTGGTAATAAGGTACTTTTTTTCCATAATAGTCTTTTGAGGGATGAAATATGAGGTAATTCAGGCATGCGCTGCCCATCCACGTGTGAGCGTTTA from Chitinophaga filiformis carries:
- a CDS encoding lipocalin family protein, which codes for MKTTTMKWALMAMVSACMFFSCKKDEDKPSGCEINKANLSGSYKFTAVEYKQSASATPVNYMQFMEDCEKDNILELRNDGTYEYKDAGNVCASHEVEKGSWNLQGHILTLDDEPLPGTITSFDCKTLVYYVENGITDGDRMTYTMTKQ
- a CDS encoding RNA polymerase sigma factor is translated as MDCRNGNRKAQEQLYRQLYGFAMAIAMRYAVDEHEAADILTHAFVKMFRSIQSFDVTKGNFHGWLKKIVINESLDHIKQRSRFSSVELETVEEPSVNNSVIEKTDAAAILALVRQLPPATHAVFVLYAIDGYTHREIAEQLNISEGTSKWHLSEARKILQQKLTAIKV
- a CDS encoding PQQ-dependent sugar dehydrogenase — encoded protein: MEKKYLITSLLLPLFLLFSSLSLSAQSLPANFQRVQVASGISSPAALAFLPDGRILVCQETGQLRVIKNGSLLSAPAITLSVNSSGERGLIGIAVDPNFSTNHYIYLYYTNTSGPHNRVSRFTMTGDVAGSETALLDLPTLSAIYHNGGGLSFGNDGKLYVSVGDNKVGDNARNLDSYMGKLLRINTDGSVPTGNPFSGGAARSRVWAYGLRNPFTNAIDPVSGKIFIDDVGESTWEEINDATTGGRNFGWPDQEGTCSSNCTGLTNPLYRYSTNRDGTPPDGQGCAINGGTFFNGAISNYPATYNGKYFFLDYCGGWINYLNPASPTRTAFATGLGGGLVYIKQGIDGNLYFLSRDNGALYKIIYTGTQAPAITTQPKSLTVPQGQTATFSVIATGNPAPTYQWRKNGVNITNATAATYAIANVQPADSGLYSVVVTNSAGNVTSSNAKLTVAQPNVLPVATITTPVNNAKFRAGDTVSFAGTGTDVEDGTLPASAFHWWVDFHHANHVHPGPQLRDSVKAGTFVISDGGHTETDIWYRIYLAVKDSRGEVDTTYVEMRPVTSNITLKTEPAGLQLRLNDIPFTTPYSSATLSGMVRPMDAPSPQTLNGVTYIFDHWAHGGARVQNIRITDNDTTFTAIFKAAPATINLLPVQDAYVRDGTNAATTFGVTDSTLLITKVAPAGQLNNGRETYLTFDLTNRASAVSSVVLKVFGYVDAGGSLISIPVGAYAVSNTSWSEKTINWNNKPAADTTLLSSAILTNEAARYYTWDLTSYVQRELAAGRRKITLALKSQQAHDPRVLLNSKEAGANAPQLSIIADSTGDPNCVPVVASSDDGNVAANAIDNDLNTRWSASGNGQWIQFCLGNTATVTGVDIAFYKGDTRRALFDVQVSPDGNAWSNAATGLQSSGTSLSFESFNFTARTAKYVRILGHGNNVNEWNSYAEVKIKTTANAAADKAVSLSALTVYPNPAGASFTVKFNLPSNGYTTLAVYDMGGKQLLVPVNGRLAAGAYTKTVSAVSLPAGMYVVKLVHNGKVSSLKIIRE